In the genome of Chroococcidiopsis sp. TS-821, the window TACTAATTATCCGCCAAACTATTGGTATTGAAATTACTCCAATTCTAGCTACTTTGGGAATTGGAGGACTAGCCGTTGCTTTAGCTTTTCAAGATACTCTAGCAAATATTTTTTCTGGTTTATACTTATTGATTTCCAAACAAGTTAAAACGGGTGATTATGTTAAGTTGGAAACCGGACAAGAAGGATACGTAACAGACATCACTTGGCGTAATACAACAATTAAAGAACTGCCTAATAGTACTATTATTGTTCCTAATTCAAAGTTAAGCTCAGCAATTTTT includes:
- a CDS encoding mechanosensitive ion channel family protein → MGIGGLAVALAFQDTLANIFSGLYLLISKQVKTGDYVKLETGQEGYVTDITWRNTTIKELPNSTIIVPNSKLSSAIFTNYCLPAKELSIQVHLGVSYDSDLDRVEQVTLAVAKEVMHDVLGVSNTFEPFIRFHTFGDFSIDFTVFFTCR